In one Trichlorobacter lovleyi SZ genomic region, the following are encoded:
- a CDS encoding ammonia-forming cytochrome c nitrite reductase subunit c552, with product MKMQYARISTVLAILATAVIWAGCSQQKVEPLKTVAIADGTIDPAEWGKVYPLQYKLWQQTGEPTPAGKSKYKKGYDVDEDRRDKLDEYPFLALLYNGWGFGSEYREPRGHFFMVQDQLEVDPGRVKAGGSCLTCKTPYAPILEKQMGKAYFSTPYKEVLAKLPKDQQTLGVACIDCHDNRGMALKISRGFTLGKGLKNIGLDETKLAKAEMRTLVCAQCHVSYIITKDKEMHSTDVVFPWKGSKAGYITIENIIAQIKSSPANMEWTQSVTGFKMGFIRHPEYELFSNNSPHWTNGVSCADCHMPTVTEDGQKISDHRIMSPLKNDLIACAACHSEKPQELRDKIIAIQDETMIVYLKAGYATATVAKLFEMTNKVEASGKKINKDLYAQSKEQYEQAFYRLIFIGAENSNGFHNPKETMRVLNDAAKYAASADAQLRKLLTQAGEKVPEKIDLELSKYTNNRGVKKIMFKPEHEIKSPEVK from the coding sequence ATGAAGATGCAGTACGCAAGAATAAGCACCGTTTTGGCCATATTGGCAACTGCGGTTATCTGGGCAGGATGCTCGCAACAGAAGGTGGAGCCCTTAAAGACGGTAGCGATTGCAGACGGCACCATCGACCCTGCTGAATGGGGCAAGGTCTATCCCCTCCAATACAAGCTTTGGCAGCAGACTGGTGAGCCGACTCCGGCAGGGAAGAGCAAATACAAAAAGGGTTACGATGTTGACGAAGACCGGCGTGACAAGCTTGATGAGTACCCGTTTCTGGCGTTGCTATACAACGGCTGGGGCTTTGGCTCCGAATACCGCGAGCCGCGTGGGCACTTTTTTATGGTTCAGGATCAGCTTGAAGTCGACCCCGGCAGAGTCAAGGCAGGAGGCTCATGCCTGACGTGCAAAACCCCCTACGCTCCGATACTTGAGAAGCAGATGGGCAAAGCCTATTTCTCAACACCCTACAAGGAAGTGCTGGCAAAACTTCCGAAGGATCAACAGACTCTGGGTGTTGCCTGCATTGACTGCCATGACAATAGAGGGATGGCACTCAAGATTTCTCGAGGCTTTACGCTGGGAAAAGGACTCAAGAACATCGGCCTTGACGAGACAAAGCTTGCTAAGGCGGAAATGCGTACCTTGGTTTGTGCCCAGTGCCATGTCAGCTACATAATCACCAAAGACAAGGAGATGCACTCAACTGATGTTGTTTTTCCGTGGAAAGGCAGTAAAGCCGGTTACATTACCATCGAAAACATCATAGCCCAGATCAAGAGCTCTCCTGCAAACATGGAGTGGACGCAGAGCGTGACAGGATTCAAGATGGGTTTCATTCGCCACCCCGAGTACGAACTCTTCTCCAATAACAGCCCGCATTGGACTAACGGAGTAAGTTGCGCGGATTGCCATATGCCGACTGTCACGGAAGATGGTCAAAAAATCTCTGATCACAGGATCATGAGCCCGCTCAAAAATGATCTGATTGCCTGCGCTGCCTGCCACAGCGAGAAACCGCAGGAACTCCGTGATAAGATTATTGCTATCCAGGATGAGACAATGATTGTGTACCTGAAAGCGGGCTACGCTACGGCAACAGTCGCCAAGCTGTTCGAGATGACGAACAAGGTTGAAGCTTCTGGGAAAAAGATCAATAAGGATCTTTACGCTCAGTCAAAAGAGCAGTACGAGCAAGCATTCTATCGGCTCATATTCATCGGCGCAGAAAATTCCAATGGTTTCCACAACCCTAAAGAAACCATGCGCGTATTAAACGATGCTGCTAAATACGCTGCATCGGCCGATGCACAACTCCGCAAACTGCTCACACAGGCGGGAGAAAAGGTGCCGGAAAAGATAGATCTGGAGCTTTCAAAATACACAAACAACCGAGGCGTGAAGAAGATTATGTTCAAGCCTGAGCATGAGATAAAGTCTCCTGAGGTTAAGTAA
- a CDS encoding type 1 glutamine amidotransferase gives MKVHVLQHVPFEGIGSIRLWLEKHGADVSYTRFFEDHDLPQMNNFDLLIVMGGPMSVNDELRITWLRSEKQLLREAIYHGVSVVGICLGAQLIASALGARVYKNTQKEIGWFQIESTQNEINTFNFPKKCNVFHWHGETFDLPSGAVCLARSAASENQAFQIGKNVIGLQFHLETTPESVNAILENCGSELIAGSYIQTESEMRALKCPSYEESNNLMEKVLSYVTRDLS, from the coding sequence TTGAAAGTTCATGTGCTTCAGCATGTGCCTTTTGAAGGTATCGGGAGCATCAGGCTATGGCTAGAGAAACATGGAGCTGACGTTAGCTATACTCGTTTCTTCGAGGATCATGATTTGCCACAAATGAATAACTTCGACCTTCTAATCGTAATGGGCGGGCCAATGAGTGTTAACGACGAGTTACGCATTACATGGTTGCGGTCGGAAAAACAGCTGCTTCGTGAAGCGATATATCATGGCGTCTCTGTTGTGGGTATTTGCCTTGGAGCACAACTCATTGCCAGTGCACTTGGAGCGCGTGTTTATAAGAATACCCAGAAAGAAATCGGGTGGTTTCAGATAGAATCAACTCAAAACGAGATTAACACTTTTAATTTCCCCAAAAAATGTAACGTCTTTCACTGGCATGGAGAAACCTTCGACCTGCCCAGCGGAGCTGTCTGTCTTGCTAGAAGCGCTGCCAGCGAAAACCAGGCATTTCAAATTGGGAAAAATGTTATCGGGTTGCAGTTCCACCTTGAGACAACACCAGAGAGTGTTAACGCTATCCTGGAGAATTGTGGCAGTGAGTTGATTGCAGGCTCTTACATTCAAACTGAATCGGAAATGAGGGCGTTGAAATGTCCTTCTTATGAAGAGAGCAATAATCTTATGGAAAAAGTGCTATCGTATGTCACACGGGATTTATCATGA
- the hcp gene encoding hydroxylamine reductase produces MSMFCNQCEQAANGTGCNISGVCGKKPDVAALQDHLVYGLKSLALYADKIGRNAEIDRFTIEGLFTTVTNVDFEAARIGDLIKKCYALKENAKAAYGSSIANPVADWQPAADLTGMITQGEQHGINSQHVNEDIRSVIEILMYGLKGMAAYMDHAMILGRSNDDVMAFFQKALAATTDTNLGLMDFVGLSMECGKQNLTVMGLLDSAHTDTYGHPVPTPVQLGTKSGKAILVSGHDLKMLEEILKQTEGKGINIYTHGEMLPAHGYPGLKKYSHLVGNYGGAWQDQAQEFARFPGAIIFNTNCIQKPSDTYIDRLFTWGLVAWPGVKHIDGWDFSAVINKALECPALPENPGQEILTGFGHNAVLGVADKVIAAVKAGQIKHFFLVGGCDGAKSGRNYYTEFAEKAPKDTVILTLACGKYRFNKLEFGDIGGIPRLLDIGQCNDAYSAIQIAVALAGAFECGVNDLPLSMILSWYEQKAVVILLTLLSLGIKNIKLGPTLPAFITPTVLNFLVENFNIGPITTAEADLKAILG; encoded by the coding sequence ATGAGCATGTTTTGTAACCAATGTGAGCAGGCAGCAAACGGTACCGGCTGTAACATTTCCGGCGTCTGCGGCAAAAAACCCGATGTGGCGGCACTGCAGGATCACCTGGTCTACGGCTTGAAAAGCCTGGCGCTCTATGCCGACAAGATCGGCCGCAATGCCGAAATCGACCGTTTTACCATCGAAGGTCTCTTTACCACTGTCACCAATGTTGACTTCGAAGCTGCCCGTATCGGCGATCTGATCAAGAAGTGTTATGCCCTGAAAGAAAATGCCAAAGCTGCTTACGGTTCGTCAATTGCCAATCCGGTTGCTGACTGGCAACCGGCCGCTGACCTGACAGGCATGATTACCCAGGGCGAACAGCATGGCATCAACAGCCAGCATGTCAATGAGGATATCCGTTCCGTTATTGAAATTCTCATGTACGGCCTCAAGGGTATGGCCGCCTATATGGATCACGCCATGATTCTCGGCAGAAGCAATGACGACGTCATGGCCTTCTTCCAGAAAGCCCTGGCCGCCACAACCGACACAAATCTCGGTCTGATGGACTTTGTCGGTCTCTCCATGGAATGCGGCAAGCAGAACCTTACTGTCATGGGGCTGCTCGACTCCGCCCACACAGATACCTATGGGCATCCGGTACCTACCCCGGTTCAGCTCGGCACAAAATCAGGTAAAGCCATTCTCGTCTCCGGCCATGACCTGAAAATGCTGGAGGAGATTCTCAAGCAGACCGAAGGCAAGGGAATCAACATCTACACCCATGGCGAAATGCTGCCGGCCCACGGTTATCCCGGCCTTAAGAAATACAGCCATCTGGTAGGCAACTACGGTGGCGCCTGGCAGGATCAGGCCCAGGAATTCGCCAGGTTCCCTGGCGCCATCATATTCAATACCAACTGCATCCAGAAGCCGTCTGACACCTACATCGACCGTCTCTTTACCTGGGGTCTCGTAGCTTGGCCCGGCGTTAAGCATATCGACGGCTGGGATTTCAGCGCCGTCATCAACAAAGCTCTGGAGTGCCCGGCACTCCCCGAAAATCCGGGACAGGAAATCCTGACCGGTTTCGGCCACAACGCAGTTCTTGGCGTGGCAGACAAAGTCATTGCTGCTGTAAAGGCGGGCCAGATAAAGCACTTCTTCCTGGTGGGCGGCTGCGATGGCGCTAAATCAGGCCGCAACTACTACACCGAATTTGCCGAAAAAGCACCGAAGGATACCGTTATCCTGACGCTGGCTTGCGGCAAGTACCGTTTCAATAAACTGGAGTTCGGCGACATCGGCGGCATTCCGCGCTTGCTGGACATCGGTCAGTGCAACGATGCCTATTCGGCCATCCAGATAGCTGTCGCCCTGGCAGGAGCTTTCGAATGCGGCGTCAATGACCTGCCGCTGTCTATGATCCTTTCCTGGTATGAACAGAAAGCAGTCGTCATCCTCCTCACTCTGCTGAGCCTCGGAATTAAGAATATCAAGCTTGGACCAACACTGCCGGCCTTCATCACTCCTACTGTCCTCAACTTCCTGGTGGAGAATTTCAACATAGGCCCAATCACAACTGCTGAAGCTGATCTGAAGGCAATTTTGGGGTAA
- a CDS encoding PAS domain-containing protein: MDNLLNQLVNDAPDAILISDQKGVIRYWNSGAEQMFGHTATEAVGQSLDLIIPENLRSRHWEGYWRVMASGETKYKTGLLSSPGVRKDGARVSLEFSMVLLRDDDGVMAGCASIMRDVTERWKKEKELKERLSVCEAKLAETSP; this comes from the coding sequence ATGGACAACTTATTGAACCAGTTGGTCAACGATGCACCAGATGCGATTCTCATCTCTGATCAGAAAGGGGTTATCCGCTACTGGAACAGTGGAGCAGAGCAGATGTTTGGCCATACTGCAACCGAGGCGGTAGGCCAGTCACTTGATCTGATTATCCCTGAAAATTTACGGAGTCGCCACTGGGAAGGATATTGGCGGGTGATGGCATCTGGCGAGACGAAATACAAGACAGGTCTACTCTCATCACCAGGTGTTCGTAAAGACGGCGCGCGTGTTTCCTTGGAGTTCAGCATGGTACTGCTGCGCGATGACGATGGTGTTATGGCGGGTTGTGCCTCAATCATGCGAGACGTAACTGAACGATGGAAAAAGGAGAAGGAGTTGAAAGAACGTCTGTCTGTTTGCGAAGCAAAGCTGGCAGAGACATCTCCTTAG
- a CDS encoding NAD(P)/FAD-dependent oxidoreductase — MLKKRVVIVGMGFGGIRTARVLAGKGLDVILADRNNYHLFQPLLYQVATAGLEQESIAHSVRAMARNWSGTRFQLTEVNGVDFVSREVLTDTGCIPYDYLVIGAGSVTNFFGLESVERNSFDLKELADAETLRNHILTAFERAVLEPDPARKRALMTFVIVGGGPTGVEFAGALIELVHFVLAKDYPELSTHAARVVLVEATDKLLASMPAKQRTYTLKKLRSMSVEVLLNARVVDAGPERVTLHDGAIIPAHTLFWSAGVKAAPIAAVIDVPHRAGGRIPVESDLTIPGHPEVFVIGDMAYLEQEGSALPMTAPVAMQMGIYVGKAILAKERNSSTPPFRYCDKGSMATIGKNAAVASAFGMDFRGYMAWLVWLLLHLYYLIGFRNRIVVMLNWVWYYWFHERQVRLITRRDGK; from the coding sequence ATTTTGAAAAAGCGAGTTGTCATAGTAGGCATGGGGTTCGGAGGGATTCGAACAGCACGGGTTCTAGCCGGAAAAGGGCTCGATGTTATTCTTGCGGATAGGAATAATTATCATTTATTTCAGCCACTGCTCTACCAGGTAGCAACTGCCGGATTGGAGCAGGAGTCGATCGCCCATTCAGTGCGCGCCATGGCCAGGAACTGGTCAGGGACTCGGTTTCAACTGACCGAGGTGAACGGCGTCGATTTTGTATCTCGCGAAGTACTGACCGATACCGGATGCATTCCCTATGACTATCTTGTTATTGGTGCAGGCAGTGTCACAAACTTTTTCGGGCTTGAGTCGGTGGAGCGTAACTCCTTTGACCTCAAGGAACTGGCGGACGCAGAAACATTGCGCAACCATATCCTTACTGCCTTTGAGCGGGCGGTGCTTGAACCCGATCCGGCGCGTAAGCGCGCGCTGATGACCTTCGTCATTGTTGGTGGAGGACCGACAGGTGTTGAGTTTGCAGGTGCGCTCATCGAACTCGTCCATTTTGTTCTGGCCAAGGACTATCCCGAGTTGAGCACCCATGCGGCCAGAGTGGTCCTGGTTGAGGCCACTGATAAGCTGTTGGCGTCCATGCCGGCAAAACAGCGTACCTACACGCTGAAAAAATTACGCAGTATGTCCGTGGAAGTGCTCCTTAATGCTCGAGTAGTAGATGCCGGTCCTGAACGGGTCACTCTGCACGATGGCGCCATCATTCCAGCGCATACTCTCTTCTGGTCAGCGGGAGTAAAGGCGGCACCAATAGCTGCTGTTATTGATGTACCCCACAGGGCAGGAGGCAGAATTCCTGTCGAATCAGATCTGACAATTCCTGGCCACCCTGAGGTCTTTGTTATCGGTGACATGGCGTACCTGGAACAGGAGGGCTCAGCACTCCCCATGACTGCTCCTGTAGCGATGCAGATGGGTATCTACGTCGGAAAAGCGATTCTGGCGAAGGAGAGGAACTCAAGCACTCCTCCATTTCGCTATTGTGACAAAGGGAGCATGGCCACTATCGGTAAAAATGCTGCCGTGGCAAGCGCCTTTGGCATGGACTTCCGGGGATACATGGCCTGGCTTGTCTGGCTACTCTTGCACCTTTACTACCTGATCGGCTTTCGCAATCGCATCGTCGTCATGCTCAACTGGGTCTGGTACTACTGGTTTCATGAGCGTCAGGTACGGCTCATTACCAGAAGAGACGGCAAGTAA
- a CDS encoding 4Fe-4S binding protein, protein MTLRSTKSLSTMRVIIQWCFLFWVVGIGIRFGIFVNAVERGASTSFVSRPPGVEGFLPIGALTSLKYWLVSGEIHPVHPAALIIFMTVLFMSLFAKKSFCSWFCPVGTLSEGVFKLGRKLVGKNYRMWRWLDYGLRSIKYLLLLMFVKFILVDMSVAALGGFLDAPYWAVSDVKMLRFFTHMSVTTMVVLAILTALSLFYKMFWCRYLCPYGALLGVASIISPFKIRRDLAGCTGCKRCSAACPSGLGVHSSTAVSSPECTGCLTCVSHCPERNVLAMQPVFWKRPLPVWVFPTVILSIFMAGIGAGIVSGHWQSSLNFADYQRLIPLVPYLSH, encoded by the coding sequence ATGACTTTACGTTCAACAAAATCACTCAGTACCATGCGCGTTATTATACAGTGGTGCTTTTTGTTTTGGGTGGTCGGTATTGGCATTCGGTTCGGTATTTTTGTAAACGCTGTTGAAAGAGGCGCATCCACCTCATTTGTTTCTCGGCCGCCCGGTGTCGAAGGTTTTTTACCAATTGGAGCTTTGACGAGCCTGAAGTATTGGCTGGTTTCAGGAGAAATACACCCAGTTCATCCAGCTGCACTGATCATATTCATGACAGTTCTGTTCATGAGTCTATTTGCCAAGAAATCATTCTGTTCATGGTTTTGCCCTGTCGGCACTCTTTCCGAAGGGGTATTTAAACTGGGTCGGAAGCTAGTCGGCAAGAATTATCGTATGTGGAGATGGCTTGACTATGGATTGCGGAGTATCAAATATCTGCTGCTGCTGATGTTCGTGAAGTTCATCCTGGTGGACATGTCGGTCGCAGCGCTGGGTGGGTTCCTGGATGCTCCCTACTGGGCAGTCAGTGATGTCAAGATGCTCCGTTTCTTCACCCACATGTCCGTAACTACGATGGTGGTGCTGGCGATTTTGACTGCCCTTTCCCTTTTTTATAAGATGTTCTGGTGTCGGTACCTCTGCCCCTATGGAGCACTGCTAGGTGTTGCAAGTATTATCAGCCCTTTCAAGATCCGAAGGGACTTGGCAGGTTGTACGGGATGTAAACGCTGCTCTGCCGCTTGTCCTTCCGGCCTTGGAGTGCATTCCTCCACAGCAGTTTCTTCACCGGAATGCACTGGCTGTCTCACCTGTGTGTCGCACTGTCCAGAGCGAAATGTGCTTGCCATGCAGCCTGTCTTCTGGAAACGACCGCTACCCGTTTGGGTTTTTCCAACGGTGATTCTGTCTATATTTATGGCAGGAATTGGCGCAGGAATAGTCAGCGGGCACTGGCAAAGCTCGTTGAACTTTGCTGATTATCAGCGACTAATACCGCTCGTGCCGTACCTGAGTCATTAG
- a CDS encoding hemerythrin domain-containing protein, with the protein MKTDITKSLVDEHQLILRMITLLEKNAPLTAEGKYLNWQFYLDGIDFIRQYADRFHHAKEEDVLFKALVDNGMPKDNSPVAAMLMEHGQGRSFVCAMEIAVLEAQSGRTDTYQAIAENVLGYASLLRGHIGKEDDILYPLSERVLPEIVRASILEGYRSAEAQIPSGVRERYNAIVTQYEQE; encoded by the coding sequence ATGAAAACGGACATTACCAAGTCCCTAGTGGATGAACACCAACTCATTCTGCGAATGATTACACTACTTGAGAAGAATGCCCCACTGACGGCTGAAGGTAAATACCTTAACTGGCAATTCTACCTGGATGGCATCGATTTCATCCGTCAGTATGCGGACCGTTTTCACCATGCTAAAGAAGAAGATGTCCTTTTCAAAGCATTGGTCGATAACGGCATGCCGAAGGATAACAGTCCGGTAGCCGCCATGCTGATGGAGCATGGTCAGGGTCGAAGTTTCGTCTGTGCCATGGAGATTGCTGTACTTGAAGCACAGTCAGGCCGCACAGATACCTATCAAGCAATTGCAGAAAATGTCCTGGGATATGCATCTCTGCTTCGCGGCCATATTGGGAAGGAAGATGATATTCTTTATCCGTTATCGGAGCGAGTGCTTCCGGAAATTGTGCGTGCCAGTATTCTGGAAGGGTATCGGTCTGCAGAAGCACAGATTCCCTCTGGAGTCAGGGAACGGTATAATGCCATAGTCACTCAGTACGAGCAGGAATAG
- a CDS encoding TetR/AcrR family transcriptional regulator has product MQKKSTRVRKEEIVQAALGVVGKRGVRSLTISAIAESAGMSEANIYRHFGGKDDILLAMADFIGTSLVAKAATIAAGSRNPLDKLETIFFLHIALITEHSGIPRFVFSDDIHLSHKNIAERLALRICNYIETLAGVVAAGVAEGELRPGLFPRETALTLLGMIQFTALRWTISSESFEIRQEAENLWQNFKELVS; this is encoded by the coding sequence ATGCAAAAAAAGAGCACAAGGGTTCGCAAGGAAGAAATAGTTCAAGCGGCTTTAGGAGTAGTCGGCAAAAGAGGGGTGCGGTCGCTGACCATTTCCGCCATAGCTGAATCTGCCGGTATGAGCGAGGCTAATATATACCGTCATTTCGGTGGTAAGGACGATATTCTATTAGCGATGGCCGATTTCATCGGCACTTCGCTCGTGGCGAAGGCGGCGACTATCGCTGCTGGAAGCCGTAACCCGCTGGATAAACTAGAGACTATCTTTTTTTTACATATTGCATTAATTACGGAACATTCGGGGATTCCACGTTTCGTATTCTCTGACGATATCCACTTAAGTCACAAAAATATTGCCGAGAGACTGGCGCTACGCATTTGCAACTACATAGAAACATTGGCAGGAGTTGTTGCTGCTGGGGTTGCCGAAGGTGAACTGAGGCCTGGGCTGTTCCCAAGGGAAACGGCCTTGACACTTCTGGGCATGATCCAGTTTACCGCGTTGCGCTGGACTATTAGTAGTGAATCCTTCGAAATTCGTCAGGAGGCGGAAAATCTCTGGCAAAATTTCAAGGAGCTTGTCAGTTGA
- a CDS encoding TolC family protein: MKPVILSLIVILMSSLPLFAASPLTLEEAIASALKSHPQVVEARENLNGAEAKTGQLLANYYPQISLSADWIRGQSYFPAQETIKISETNIASLYLKQTIYDFGRTSGAVEAARGNREAADNALTVTRQDLTLRVRVAFYLVLALEKQVQAVRENVKAREDVFRQAQEFFNQGIRARVDVVRAEANFFAAKTNLIRAESNREIARVELANAMGITSLGERTPVATSFALLSLPERHTSQQKALSNRAELQQFAAMKSAANGNLTSAKSSYLPILSGVASIGYADRDFPPTGNVWEVGLNLTVPLFSGFSSVEQVREAAAAMNSIEARQNNLKLQIIKEVESAWFGGNDAAARMISTQKEVDAANESKSLAEGRYQEGVGSIIEVTDAQSQTLDAQTANIQAMFDYYTALARLDRAVGKQ; encoded by the coding sequence ATGAAACCTGTCATTCTCAGCCTGATCGTGATTCTGATGTCTTCTTTGCCTCTTTTTGCTGCTTCCCCTCTGACTCTTGAAGAGGCGATAGCTTCAGCTTTAAAATCTCATCCTCAGGTTGTCGAAGCCAGGGAAAATCTGAACGGTGCTGAAGCTAAAACCGGCCAGCTTCTGGCAAATTACTATCCTCAGATAAGCCTGTCTGCTGACTGGATCAGAGGCCAGAGTTACTTTCCGGCCCAGGAAACCATAAAGATTTCTGAAACCAACATCGCGTCACTGTATCTGAAACAGACCATCTATGATTTTGGTCGCACTTCCGGTGCGGTCGAAGCAGCCCGTGGCAACCGCGAAGCAGCAGACAATGCCCTTACCGTGACCCGACAGGATTTGACGTTACGTGTCAGGGTTGCATTCTATCTCGTTCTTGCGCTTGAAAAACAGGTCCAGGCCGTCAGAGAAAACGTCAAGGCTCGGGAAGACGTTTTCCGTCAGGCACAGGAATTCTTCAATCAGGGGATCAGGGCCAGAGTGGACGTAGTCAGGGCCGAGGCTAACTTTTTTGCTGCTAAAACGAATCTGATACGTGCGGAAAGCAATCGGGAGATTGCCCGGGTAGAACTTGCCAATGCCATGGGGATTACCTCCCTTGGGGAACGTACACCGGTTGCGACGTCCTTCGCTTTACTATCTTTGCCGGAGCGTCACACGTCCCAGCAAAAGGCCTTGAGTAACCGCGCCGAACTGCAACAATTTGCGGCCATGAAGTCGGCAGCGAATGGCAATCTCACGTCAGCCAAAAGCAGCTATTTGCCGATTCTCTCCGGTGTCGCCAGCATCGGCTATGCAGACCGTGACTTTCCACCCACCGGAAATGTCTGGGAGGTCGGCCTGAACCTTACCGTACCGCTCTTTTCCGGTTTCTCTTCCGTTGAGCAGGTGCGCGAGGCTGCTGCTGCCATGAACTCCATCGAGGCCAGGCAGAACAACCTCAAACTGCAGATCATCAAAGAAGTCGAATCTGCCTGGTTTGGTGGAAACGATGCCGCTGCCCGTATGATTTCAACACAGAAAGAAGTTGATGCAGCAAATGAAAGCAAATCGCTGGCGGAGGGACGCTATCAGGAAGGGGTCGGCAGCATCATCGAAGTCACCGATGCACAGTCCCAAACGCTTGATGCCCAGACAGCAAACATTCAGGCAATGTTTGATTATTACACCGCACTGGCACGACTCGACAGGGCTGTAGGCAAACAATGA
- a CDS encoding efflux RND transporter periplasmic adaptor subunit has protein sequence MDLLNRLAGKRKYLIWAVVLVAGGIALKMTLLAPTKVNVVSVEKRDLTAQVYGNGTVEAKVVVDVSSKITGRIVELYADQGDLVKRGQLLAKLENEDFRHQEQQSEAGLNKSAANLNVEQANLQKARSNLTLAEKNAKRYKTLAEKNFVSRLEAEQYDTASQVAREEVARSQAAVEAVRMEQQAGRASVGFARSRAADTLIYAPQDGIIITRDLEKGATVSPGMSIFTQADPQTIWVKANVDESQLKGVAVGRKAIITLRSSSGEQLPGQVARLGRQSDRVTEELVVDVAFTVPLKQFRLGEQSDVYIVTDTKKDAPSLPSAAIVARDKKRGVWVIKDGRLTFKGYS, from the coding sequence ATGGACCTCTTGAATAGATTGGCAGGAAAGAGAAAATATCTGATCTGGGCCGTTGTTCTCGTGGCGGGAGGGATTGCTCTCAAAATGACGCTCCTGGCCCCAACCAAGGTAAATGTCGTGAGTGTTGAGAAACGCGATCTCACTGCCCAGGTCTACGGCAACGGAACGGTTGAAGCCAAGGTTGTAGTCGATGTTTCCAGCAAGATCACCGGCAGAATAGTGGAACTGTACGCTGATCAGGGTGATCTGGTGAAACGGGGCCAACTCCTCGCCAAGCTTGAAAATGAAGACTTCCGCCACCAGGAACAGCAGTCCGAGGCTGGACTAAACAAGTCAGCGGCCAACCTGAACGTGGAACAGGCCAACCTCCAAAAGGCCCGGTCAAATCTGACCCTGGCGGAAAAAAATGCCAAACGCTACAAAACCCTGGCCGAAAAGAACTTCGTCTCCAGGCTGGAGGCTGAACAGTATGATACCGCCAGCCAGGTGGCCAGGGAAGAGGTCGCCCGCAGCCAGGCAGCTGTAGAGGCTGTGCGAATGGAACAGCAGGCTGGACGGGCCAGCGTTGGTTTTGCCCGAAGCAGGGCCGCAGATACGCTGATCTACGCTCCTCAGGATGGGATCATCATCACCCGTGACCTGGAGAAGGGAGCCACAGTATCTCCGGGGATGTCGATCTTCACCCAGGCAGACCCGCAAACCATCTGGGTCAAGGCCAACGTGGACGAATCGCAGTTGAAAGGAGTGGCTGTCGGCAGGAAAGCTATAATCACACTGCGTTCCTCGTCCGGCGAACAACTACCCGGCCAGGTTGCCCGTCTGGGGCGCCAGAGCGATCGGGTGACCGAAGAGCTGGTTGTGGATGTGGCCTTCACCGTGCCGCTGAAACAGTTCCGTCTGGGGGAGCAGTCCGATGTGTACATCGTCACGGATACAAAAAAAGATGCTCCTTCACTCCCATCCGCCGCTATTGTCGCCAGGGACAAAAAACGGGGCGTGTGGGTGATAAAAGACGGTCGGTTAACATTTAAAGGGTATTCGTAA